One stretch of Archocentrus centrarchus isolate MPI-CPG fArcCen1 chromosome 5, fArcCen1, whole genome shotgun sequence DNA includes these proteins:
- the LOC115780285 gene encoding acidic mammalian chitinase-like: MAKLVVALGILFALHIASSTKLVCHMTNWAQYRPSAGKFTPDNIDPFLCTHVIYALATINSFNQISPIEWNDEQLYGSLNSLKNVNPALKTLLSVGGTVNGVSPFIAMVAKPESRAIFIKSVINFLRTHNFDGLNLAWEYTGHNGSSEGDKEKFTLLVTELAKAFEDDAKDNKRTQLLLSANVAAIRQTIDRAYEVNKIAPNFDFINIMTYDFHGHWEAVTGHNSPLYDSSVDSGSQIHYNINSSVSHWLSLGAPSEKLLLGFPTYGRTYRLSTGATGLGAPANGPADAGPYTRTAGIWAFYEICDFINTATVDWISEQEVPYATYGSAWLGYDDQRSYSSKVQWMTAHSLGGAHVWTMDMDDFSGSFCSAGAYPLINHLRMSMGFGPKPTTTPRPTTTKDPLADFCRGRPDGLYENPADKTTYFQCYQGNTYLHRCQPGLIYWDSCKCCNWP; encoded by the exons ATGGCAAAACTCGTTGTAG CTCTGGGAATTCTATTTGCTCTACACATTG CTTCATCCACTAAACTGGTGTGCCATATGACTAACTGGGCCCAGTACAGACCAAGCGCTGGCAAATTCACACCAGACAACATCGACCCCTTCCTGTGCACCCATGTCATCTATGCTTTGGCCACCATTAACAGCTTCAACCAGATCAGCCCCATCGAGTGGAACGATGAGCAGCTGTACGGCAGCCTCAACAGCCTCAAGAATGT CAACCCTGCACTGAAGACTCTGCTGTCTGTTGGAGGAACAGTTAATGGAGTGAGCCC ATTCATTGCCATGGTTGCCAAACCTGAGAGTCGTGCAATCTTCATCAAGTCTGTCATCAATTTCCTGCGCACCCATAACTTTGACGGGCTAAACCTGGCCTGGGAATATACTGGACACAATGGTAGCTCAGAGGGGGACAAGGAGAAGTTCACTCTGTTGGTCACG GAACTGGCCAAGGCTTTTGAGGATGATGCCAAAGACAATAAGAGaactcagctgctgctgtcagccaATGTTGCTGCAATCCGTCAGACCATTGACAGAGCATACGAGGTCAACAAGATTGCACC CAACTTTGACTTTATCAACATCATGACCTATGACTTCCATGGACACTGGGAGGCAGTAACTGGACACAACAGCCCTCTGTATGATAGCTCTGTGGACTCTGGCTCCCAAATTCATTACAATATA AACTCCTCTGTATCCCATTGGCTATCTCTGGGAGCACCATCTGAAAAGCTGCTTCTAGGTTTCCCCACCTATGGAAGGACCTACCGTCTTAGCACTGGTGCAACTGGCCTGGGAGCACCAGCTAACGGCCCTGCAGATGCTGGACCCTACACTCGCACTGCTGGAATCTGGGCTTTCTATGAG aTCTGTGACTTCATTAATACTGCCACTGTTGACTGGATCTCTGAGCAAGAGGTTCCATATGCCACCTATGGCAGTGCCTGGCTGGGCTATGATGACCAGCGCAGCTATTCTTCCAAG GTCCAGTGGATGACTGCCCACAGTTTGGGAGGTGCTCATGTGTGGACTATGGATATGGATGACTTCAGTGGATCCTTCTGCTCAGCTGGAGCTTATCCTCTGATAAACCACCTCAGGATGTCAATGG GCTTTGGCCCAAAGCCTACAACCACTCCACGCCCCACCACAACGAAGGACCCTCTTGCTGACTTCTGCCGTGGCCGTCCTGATGGCTTGTATGAGAACCCAGCTGACAAAACCACCTACTTCCAGTGCTACCAGGGAAACACCTACCTGCACCGCTGCCAGCCTGGTCTCATCTACTGGGACTCCTGCAAGTGCTGCAACTGGCCCTGA